The window TTTCCCGCGAATTACAGGGTAATGTTTTCTGAGCCCGTTCGTCTCTTGCCATAGTATACTCATCCGGCAATGCCCAACAAGCTAAACGCAGCAAGCACGCGGGTGTCACGTGTCGCCCCGGGCCCACGCGACAACGTCGAAGGTATCAGGCACATCGATGAAGAGGTTTGTTACCCGCTCGGAAAGACGAGTGACGTGCCCTGTGCCCCGGGTGTCCTCCAGGAAGACAAGCTCGCCCGTGTTAATCTTCCGTCGGATACCGCCTGAGACCTCAACCTCAAGCTCACCCACGATCGTAATGGCGAACCTGCGACACGGTACCAGATGCCAGTCGTTGGAATACTTTGCCCTGTATTCCTTGAGCGTAAGTTCCGCCCCCGCCGTGACGAAAGATTGCCGGGTTTGACCGGGGGATCTCCCTGCGGTGATCGGCAGCTCTTCCAGGCAAGAATTACCCTCCTCATCGGCATAGATTCTCACTACGTGGGTCTGAGCCTCTTCCATATTATCCCCTTGCCAGCGTTTATGGCTCCACCGACCGGATGTCGTGGATCAATCGGCGAATGAGCCCATGTTCCTTCCGTAACCTGTACCCCTCTTTACCATACGTACTTATTCTCTTGCAATACGGGGAGATTTTCAAGAAGAATAACGCGAATCGCAGCCGTGAAATGAGAGAGAACCTGTCTCTATCCAACCAATTGAGTTTGTCAAGAGACATCTCCATATGATATATTTGTTTAGGATCGAGACATCATAGGGAGCATGGATCGAGTAATAAGGATATGAGGAGGTAATTATGGAAGAATCAATTCTGAGTCAGAAGAAGCTGCTTCTCGTTGACGATGAACCGGATATTCTGGCAGTCCTTGAAAAGGAAATACTCGACGCGTGTCCTGACTGCAAAATCGAGAAGGCGATGAATTTTGCAGATGCAGCGGAGCTTCTCGAGGCGAATGAATACGATCTCGTTGTTCTCGATATTATGGGCGTCCGCGGGTTCGATTTGCTCGAAATCGCCGTTGCGAAAAGATGTAAGGTTGCCATGCTCACGGCCCATGCCCTGAATCCTGAGGCGCTGAAGAAATCCCACGATATGGGTGCGATGGCCTATTTGCCGAAGGATAAACTGGGCGAGATAGTTCCTTTTCTTGAAGATGTTCTCCAGTATGACTACCGATCGGGATGGAAAGGGCTCATGGGGAAACTTGGGGATTACTACACCAGAAAGTTTGGATCTTCTGAGTGGAAAGACCAGTTCCAGTGGTGACAATACTAAATATGTTGTGATCAATACCTGTTTTTTGGCTCAATCCGCTCTGTTTTGCCTCTTGAATCCACCTTGCAAACATTCTTGCTGTACTGCGAAGTGAGGTACGTCTCTTGGAAACAGGGAGCTGCGCAGAAGCGGGGTAGAGCGCGGGTGAGGTGCGGGGCTTAAGTTATTTCGAATCATGCCGATAATAAACGTGGGAGATATTTGTGTCGGCGAGTACAGATCCCCATCTTATAGAAGGCACCTCAATCTCCTACCCGTCCGGAGATTGTAAATGCTGGGTCAAACCAATGGGCTGCTATAGCTGTCCATTCACGGTTAGTCCCTAGCTCACTGCCTGGTTCTACACGCAACACGCTTGGATGGACCTATTATCTGGAATTCGTTTGTGGAGGCGAGCGATGAAAGACTGCGAATATCTGCGGGAGTGTTTTTTCTTTCAGGGCAAAATGAAAAAAATGCCGGACCGTCCGGAACTAATCAAGAAGGACTATTGCCACGGCGACCATTCGGCTTGCGCCCGGTATATGGTTCAGAAACGGTTCGGCGCCAAGGGCGTGCCACCTGATCTCTCACCCCGTGACGTGCGGAAGGCACACACCCTTATAGCAGTCTTCAATCTCCGGCCGCCCGGAGATCGCTGAAATTTCCGTAAAGGTGCGAATGAGATAACAGATGAGATTAATAGGGAGTGATATTCGGTAATCTAAGGTTAACCAGTTTCCTGCCGATATGGACTGGCCTAAAAGTCGCGCAAGAGTCTTTTGAATGGCTGGACATAATAATGAGCGGGGCGGGTTAAAGAGACACTAAGTCCTATCTTACAATCTCCTGCAGTGCCTTTTCCACTCCCATACGCTCCAAAGTATGTCCGAATCTCTCCTTCTTGCGTCCCTCTCTCCTGTAATACCCAATCGCCCTTTCGATCATCTCGTAGAGCTTTTCTTTCTGAGAGATGAGTCCGGGTAATCTCGTTGCGAGTCGCGGTAACTTACCCAGCGTGCCTCCCAGCCAGAGAATATAGCCCCTCTCAAGAACAGACCATGCCCCAGTGGGGCACTGCGATGCGCAGATGCCGCAATTAATGCATCGTTTCGATTCTATGACGTAGCCGTCGCCCACCTTGCCCATGGCGCCGGTAGGACAGACGTTCACACAGACCATACAGTCACCGCAGGTAGCCTCATTCCACACCGGTATGATGCCACCCATAACGCCGATGTCGTTCTCGTTTGCCTTGGCGCAATTGTGAGGGCAGCCGGTGACGGCTAATTTGAACTTGTACGGTGTGTCTTGCCGGAAATACGTACTGTCAAGGTACTGAGCAACCTCCTTCGTTTCTATGATACCGAATTTACAGGTCGCTTCTCCGGGACAAGCTGTCACGATCCGGATACGGGGACCGCACGCGCCCATAGTGATACCGGACGATTCGAGTTCTTTGCGGGCTTTCTCCAGGTTGGTGTGATGGACGAAGTGAATCTCGATGCCCTGCCTCGTCGACAGATGGATGCGACCTTTGCCATAGGTTTCCGCCACCTCAATCACTTTCCTCATCTGGTCAGCCGTAAAATCGCCTCCCACCGCATGAAGCCTCAAGGCAAAGTATTCTTTCTGTTTCTGCTGAATCATCCCGACTTTTTTTAACTCTGCAAGGTCAAATTCTGGTTCACTCATGAGTGCTCTCCTTTGGTTTCAATGAGGAGTGGTTCTTTCTCGACTTTGCCTTTCCCGATCTAAAAGGCTTTTGCAATTTGTTCTGCTCGCGCAGGGGAGATAATCATATGGTGATCCGAGGATAGAACACAAATTTTATGTTCTCCGCAGAAGGCTCAGCCCGATTCCGCCGGATGGCTGTGATGTGCGCCGATTGTGCTGAAGCCTCATCTCCCACGCTTTCTTGACTCATCCGCACCTATTATACCACGGAAAATGGTCTGCAAGGTTTTCCACTAAAAAGGCACCTGTGCGCGTATCTGCGTGTAAGTTCCTTCTAATCTTGCCTAAAAGAATGAACAAATAAAGGCAGGGATCGAAAGCGATCCCTGCCTGCAACGTTATCTTTACGGGAGATCTATTTCTTGAATAGCCCCCCTGGCCGGAGACGGTTAAAACATCTTGTCTTCGAAGTGATCGCCGCGTTCCCATTTCTCGTGTTCAGGGTACCCCTGCATAACGGCGAATTCCCCACCCACCTGGTTAGTTACGGCCCAGGCCGTCTTGGTCTTGGGATCGACGCCATAGGTACCGACTGAGTAGTGCGACTCGTACGGACCAACCACGAAGTTATTGCCTGCTTTTACCCAGTGGCCGTGACCATCCCTGGTGGCGAGAAACACATGTTTTACGCCTTCTCGCACCATTCTCGGCTCGAAGGAGACGGACACCGCATACGTATCGGTGGTGGTGGCGCCGAGTTCACCGAGCCCCCACAGAAAGAATATGTCACTGATAGTATCTTCGTTTCTCGGGGCCCATCCGGTATCGACTGCTTTGGTCAGTTCTCGACCCACGCCGCCTGTGGTATTGAGGCTGCCGTCTCTTGCCGTGCTGTTGTTGGTGCCATTGAGGATCTGTGCCTTAGTGCCTACATAGCCACCCTCTCCGTTTAAGAGAGCCTTCAACGTGTCATCGGTCAGGACGTAGCTCCCGCCCTGAGCCACAAGGATCTCTTTGCCGTTCTGGCTGTAACCCCACGTTTCTTTCTTCACGAAGTTGAAGACGGGCGTGACGTTAAGCGGATAATTGACCAGATCGTTCGTACCATCAGGATAATTCGCATCTGAGAGCCAGTTGCCATGGCTGTCGGAATAGTAGTCGACCGTCACACGAGGGCCGTCGACCGTGTAGATGTAGTAGCCGACCGTATACTTCTCCTGGGAAAGGGAGGTCTCACGGGACTTCTGGCCGAACCAGCTGGGATTGTCCAATGTCTTGGGTGTGTAGAACTTGCTGCTGTTTGAGGCGCAGATCTGCTCGTGGACGCTGTGAGTGCTGTCTGGGCTCACGACGAGCGAGCGCTGATGGATGTGGTCATGACCCGAAATGTAGTATGCTACGCCGTTATTTTGCAAGCTGGCATAGAACGCATTCTGCATGGATGGATTGGCGTTGGTGTAACCCTGAAACATGCAATCCTGATGGTTCTCCGCGATGAGCGGCTGGTGAGAGAAAACGAATACATGCTCGGCGCCCCGGGTCATCTTGTTGATGCGGTCGTTAATCCACCCCTGCTGTTGCGCGATGGACCACCCGAAATCATAGCCGGCGGCATTGACATCCACGCTCGGGGTTACCCAGGGGTCGATAATGACAAAGCGGGCGTTGTTTCCTCTACGGCCGTAGTCAAAGCTGTAGCTCAAGCCGAGAAGGTCGGTGGAATTGGGGTTGGGAAGGGTAGGGCTGGTGCAGTCATGCGCGCCAAAAACGTGAGGGCCCACGCACTGCGTCTGCGGGTAACTTGTTTTAAAAATGGGCATGGCATAACTGTTTCCGGAGCCGTAGGTCTCGTGGTTTCCACGCATCGGGAAGAAGCCTATGCCTGCGTTATACAGGGCCTGTGCCGCGTTCGCACGGGTCGTTTCGGAAATGTCGTTTCCATCATCTGTGAGGTCGCCTACCTCGATTACGAACTTCACGCCTGCATTGATGAACTGCTGCTCAACCTGGTCAATAATAGAAACGGGCACGGTGTAGGGATTTGTACCGGCGGGATCGGCAGTTGTCCACTGTGTATCCCCCATAACGCCAAACTTCCATGGTTTCGCTGACGCGCCTGTTACCCAGCCGGTCACCACAATGGCCAGTGCAAGCGCCCAAACGCTCTGCCTATGCACACAAAATAGTTTCTTCATAACTATATCCTCCTGAATTTGGTGTTTATCGGATTTGTCTCCAAGTTTGCGCCCTTGTTCTATCCTGATATTCGCTCCTGCCTCGCTCTTCACCTCCTTGCGCGCCTTTCGAGATCGTGTTCTCGGGATTCTCCGCAAAGCAATGGCCACCTCAAGGACCGCCGCCCACCCGGCTTTATTCCCCGATGCCTCGTGTACGAACAGGGCGTCCTCGCTTCCTCTTCACTGTCTGGGAATCCAACCTGTCCATGGGATAACCTTACGCGTCTATTGTTAATCGGATGGATAGAAGACGTTAATTCTCTGTTAAAAAAGATGCGCTATCGTTTAACCCTCTTTCTCATTCAAGGGTAGTATGTATGATCTGTCCTCGAGAAAGCGACTTTGCATGAGAAGCCTGAAAATGGTTACAGCCCTGAGAGACTCCTGGATTGTTGACAGCCTCTTGAGGAATGTATATAAATACACATGGTTTATTCTTCCAGTGAATCGGGCCGCAAAATATGCCGGGGTTTAGCGCTTTGCCTCGGTGTCCTCGTTATCACCGGTCTTCTTCTTGGGGCGTTCCACCACCACGACAATAACCAATGACCTGCCCCCATTCATTGTACCACCTTCAGAGTGAGTCTTTCCATAAAATATCCGTCATGAGCCATCACTGCTTCAGGCGCTGGGGGCTTGTACCCCAGGGAACTGTGCGGCCTGATGGTGTTATATTCTCTTTTCCATCCTTCTATGAGTATCTTTGCCTCCATGAGGGTGGTGAAGATCTCCCGGTTTAAGAGTTCATCCCTCAACTTCCCGTTGAACGATTCTATATAACCATTTTCCCAGGGGCTTCCCGGCTCTATGAAGAGGGTACCCACTCCGAGACCATTGAGCCAGTTCCGTACCGCCTTAGCGGTGAACTCAGGCCCGTTGTCCGATCTTATGTAGTTTGGGACACCCCTCATGACGAAGAGATGGAAGAGTGCATTGAGTACATCCTGGGAGTTCAATTGTCTTGCTATGGTGATATGGAGGCACTCCCTGGTGTATTCATCGATGACAGCAAGGATCCTGAATGCCCGTCCGTCTGTTGTTCTCTCTGAGATGAAGTCGTAGCTCCATACATGGTCTTTATGTAAA is drawn from Syntrophorhabdaceae bacterium and contains these coding sequences:
- a CDS encoding metallophosphoesterase encodes the protein MKKLFCVHRQSVWALALAIVVTGWVTGASAKPWKFGVMGDTQWTTADPAGTNPYTVPVSIIDQVEQQFINAGVKFVIEVGDLTDDGNDISETTRANAAQALYNAGIGFFPMRGNHETYGSGNSYAMPIFKTSYPQTQCVGPHVFGAHDCTSPTLPNPNSTDLLGLSYSFDYGRRGNNARFVIIDPWVTPSVDVNAAGYDFGWSIAQQQGWINDRINKMTRGAEHVFVFSHQPLIAENHQDCMFQGYTNANPSMQNAFYASLQNNGVAYYISGHDHIHQRSLVVSPDSTHSVHEQICASNSSKFYTPKTLDNPSWFGQKSRETSLSQEKYTVGYYIYTVDGPRVTVDYYSDSHGNWLSDANYPDGTNDLVNYPLNVTPVFNFVKKETWGYSQNGKEILVAQGGSYVLTDDTLKALLNGEGGYVGTKAQILNGTNNSTARDGSLNTTGGVGRELTKAVDTGWAPRNEDTISDIFFLWGLGELGATTTDTYAVSVSFEPRMVREGVKHVFLATRDGHGHWVKAGNNFVVGPYESHYSVGTYGVDPKTKTAWAVTNQVGGEFAVMQGYPEHEKWERGDHFEDKMF
- a CDS encoding IS3 family transposase, whose protein sequence is YGRYGYRRITAMLRSEGYKVNHKKVERIWRQEGLKVPKKQPKRGRLWLNDGSCVRLRPLHKDHVWSYDFISERTTDGRAFRILAVIDEYTRECLHITIARQLNSQDVLNALFHLFVMRGVPNYIRSDNGPEFTAKAVRNWLNGLGVGTLFIEPGSPWENGYIESFNGKLRDELLNREIFTTLMEAKILIEGWKREYNTIRPHSSLGYKPPAPEAVMAHDGYFMERLTLKVVQ
- a CDS encoding response regulator produces the protein MEESILSQKKLLLVDDEPDILAVLEKEILDACPDCKIEKAMNFADAAELLEANEYDLVVLDIMGVRGFDLLEIAVAKRCKVAMLTAHALNPEALKKSHDMGAMAYLPKDKLGEIVPFLEDVLQYDYRSGWKGLMGKLGDYYTRKFGSSEWKDQFQW
- a CDS encoding 4Fe-4S binding protein; the encoded protein is MSEPEFDLAELKKVGMIQQKQKEYFALRLHAVGGDFTADQMRKVIEVAETYGKGRIHLSTRQGIEIHFVHHTNLEKARKELESSGITMGACGPRIRIVTACPGEATCKFGIIETKEVAQYLDSTYFRQDTPYKFKLAVTGCPHNCAKANENDIGVMGGIIPVWNEATCGDCMVCVNVCPTGAMGKVGDGYVIESKRCINCGICASQCPTGAWSVLERGYILWLGGTLGKLPRLATRLPGLISQKEKLYEMIERAIGYYRREGRKKERFGHTLERMGVEKALQEIVR